In the genome of Entelurus aequoreus isolate RoL-2023_Sb linkage group LG08, RoL_Eaeq_v1.1, whole genome shotgun sequence, one region contains:
- the sec31b gene encoding protein transport protein Sec31A isoform X1, with protein sequence MRLKEIQRTAQQAWSPAGHHPICLALGTSAQQLDASFNTTAALEIFEMDFADPSLDMKLKGSLCTSNRMHSLVWVNFGMGAEGTGGRLVGGSENGTLTIYNPEAIVNSGAEAIVGECNKHSGPVRALDFNPFQSNLLASGANDSEIYIWDLNNFSSPMTPGAKAQPAEDVSVVSWNRQVQHILASANPSGKAVVWDLRKNEPIIKISDHSNKMHCSGMMWHPDVATQLVLASEDDRLPVIQMWDLRFATSPLKVFENHTRGILSISWSQADSELLLSSAKDNRILCWNPNTAEVIYELPTTNQWCFDVQWCPRNPALLSAASFDGKITVYSVMGGSLKAQQQNAADKISSSFDTMDPFGTGQVLPPLQVPQPTVQDTIVPPLKKPPKWVRRPVGATFAFGGKLITFENPKAPAVQSPQPVPRQVFVSQVTTETEFLQRSRELQVALQSGSFNNYCQAKIHSAKSEAEQDIWKFLLVNFEDEARVKFLRLLGFSKEELEKKISKCLGKNFQPNGHAVDAEDLAKKMLQLSSERSEEADAVADDRTSGCASPADFFSQNPKANFQIPISCDTNGLISQALLVGNFEGAVDLCLSDGRYAEAILLSISGGEELLKKTQQKYLSKQKNSVSMLISSVVTQNWKDIVQSCELDNWKEALAALLTYAHPEEFAHLCDTLGGRLEREGTEKHCLQACLCYICSGNLERLVECWALHRDCSSPLGLEDLVEKVMMLRKSIERLRNSEVGVQSPFLAEKLTCYAGILAAEGSLATAMAYLPENSDQAGITMLRNRLFHAQGEAAGKPQPPNTAKLNAASHAPAQKAQMMNQYQPLPPHHHPQQQPPVPASAVFKPQVPPSSSGPGLPPFSHVLPPSASRPAMSPPYAQHLSQVPGYVPHQQFQPPPMGGPSIFPPPGPCMPAANLSGPPLRPSSSAPGGLPPMPSPGVPPTSFMPSTSLPPGPMPSSSQPGAPVPMYTGALQNQGPMPHMATGPYAPLGSCYPQGGPGAPAAKPFAGSAVAPPPAGFFPWLNSQFDDQAAQDGWNDPPAVRGGPRKKKQIPDNYTPPAPITAPVMGFPVEAPQPHNHAQVPPGAPQEPSVQLLQQLPAERVEQKEIPAEHMVLKSTFDSLVQRCQLAAGDPQTKRKLDDAAKRLGCLYDKLREHSLSHNILNGLHEIGRCVASHNYQRGLEVHTQVVSSSNFSEISAFMPILKVVMTIANKLGV encoded by the exons ATGAGGCTGAAGGAGATCCAGAGGACTGCCCAGCAGGCGTGGAGTCCAGCCGGACACCATCCCATCTGCCTGGCGCTAG GCACATCAGCACAGCAGCTTGACGCCTCCTTCAACACCACTGCGGCCTTGGAGATATTTGAGATGGATTTTGCAGACCCCTCCCTGGACATGAAGCTAAAGGGCTCACTGTGCACCTCCAACAG GATGCACAGTCTTGTGTGGGTCAACTTCGGAATGGGAGCAGAAGGCACAGGAGGCAGGCTCGTGGGCGGCAGTGAAAACGGCACCTTAACAATTTATAACCCCGAGGCCATCGTAAACTCTGGGGCGGAGGCCATCGTGGGAGAGTGCAACAAACACTCAGGACCCGTGCGAGCGCTCGATTTCAACCCTTTCCAG AGTAATCTCCTTGCATCCGGAGCGAATGATTCAGAGATTTATATTTGGGATCTGAACAACTTCAGCAGTCCAATGACGCCAGGAGCAAAAGCACAG CCCGCAGAGGATGTCAGCGTGGTGTCCTGGAACCGGCAGGTGCAGCACATCCTGGCCTCGGCCAACCCCAGCGGGAAAGCCGTGGTGTGGGACTTGAGGAAAAACGAGCCCATCATCAAGATCAGCGACCACAGCAACAAG atgcactgttctGGGATGATGTGGCACCCCGACGTGGCCACTCAGTTGGTGCTGGCCTCGGAGGACGACCGCCTCCCCGTCATCCAGATGTGGGACCTGCGTTTTGCCACGTCGCCTCTCAAAGTGTTTGAGAATCACACGCG GGGAATTCTGTCCATCTCCTGGAGCCAGGCTGACTCCGAGCTCCTGCTCAGTAGTGCTAAGGACAATCGCATCCTCTGCTGGAATCCAAACACTGCAGAG GTTATCTACGAGCTTCCCACAACCAACCAGTGGTGTTTCGATGTCCAATGGTGTCCCAGGAATCCCGCTCTGCTCTCGGCAGCCTCGTTTGACGGCAAAATCACCGTCTACTCTGTAATGGGAGGGAGCTTGAAGGCGCAGCAGCAAAACGCCGCAGATAAG ATCTCTTCATCCTTTGATACGATGGATCCCTTTGGAACAGGCCAGGTGCTTCCTCCCCTGCAGGTTCCTCAGCCTACGGTGCAGGACACCATCGTCCCCCCTCTAAAGAAGCCCCCCAAGTGGGTGCGCAGGCCGGTGGGGGCCACCTTTGCT TTTGGCGGTAAGCTGATAACGTTTGAGAATCCCAAGGCACCCGCGGTGCAAAGCCCCCAGCCCGTCCCCAGACAGGTGTTTGTCAGCCAGGTTACCACGGAAACAGAGTTCCTGCAGCGCTCCAGGGAGCTCCAGGTGGCTCTGCAGTCAGGCTCCTTCAACAACTACTGCCAGGCCAAGATCCACAGTGCGAAGTCGGAGGCCGAGCAGGACATATGGAAGTTCCTCCTG GTGAATTTCGAAGATGAAGCTCGCGTTAAATTCCTCAGACTTTTGGGTTTCAGTAAGGAGGAACTGGAAAAAAAG ATTTCCAAATGCTTGGGGAAGAATTTTCAACCCAATGGACACGCCGTGGATGCGGAGGACTTGGCTAAAAAGATGTTGCAGCTGTCCTCTGAG AGATCTGAAGAAGCAGATGCAGTAGCTGATGACAGGACGTCAGGCTGTGCTTCACCCGCAGACTTTTTCAGCCAGAACCCCAAAGCAAATTTCCAAATCCCAATTTCCTGTG ACACCAACGGTTTGATAAGCCAAGCGCTGCTTGTCGGCAACTTTGAGGGAGCCGTGGATTTGTGTCTGAGCGACGGCCGCTACGCCGAAGCCATCCTTTTGTCCATCAGCGGCGGAGAGGAGCTGCTCAAGAAGACGCAGCAGAAATACCTGAGCAAGCAAAAAaacagtgtctccatg CTGATATCGTCAGTGGTGACCCAGAACTGGAAAGACATTGTGCAAAGCTGCGAGCTGGACAACTGGAAGGAGGCTCTCGCCGCGCTCCTCACCTACGCTCACCCGGAAGAATTTGCACATCTGTGCG ATACTCTGGGAGGCCGTTTGGAGCGAGAGGGGACAGAGAAACACTGCCTGCAGGCCTGTCTGTGCTACATCTGCTCTGGAAACCTTGAAAGGCTGGTGGAGTGCTGGGCCTTGCACAGGGACTGCTCCTCTCCTCTCGGTTTAGAG GACCTAGTGGAAAAAGTCATGATGTTGCGTAAGTCCATCGAGCGCCTTCGCAACAGCGAGGTGGGGGTCCAGAGCCCCTTCCTGGCCGAGAAGCTGACTTGCTACGCCGGCATCTTGGCAGCAGAGGGCAGCCTGGCCACGGCCATGGCCTACCTGCCTGAGAACTCTGATCAA GCTGGGATCACCATGCTGCGAAACAGACTGTTCCACGCTCAGGGAGAGGCTGCAGGCAAACCGCAGCCTCCAAACACAGCCAAGCTCAACGCTGCTTCTCATGCGCCTGCACAGAAAGCACAAATGATG AATCAGTATCAGCCCCTCCCTCCTCATCATCATCCGCAGCAGCAGCCTCCCGTGCCGGCATCAGCGGTGTTCAAACCTCAAGTTCCTCCAAGCAGCTCCGGGCCGGGCCTGCCACCCTTTTCCCACGTGCTGCCTCCAAGTGCCAGCCGCCCAGCCATGAGCCCCCCATACGCCCAACACCTGTCTCAAGTCCCAG GTTATGTTCCTCATCAACAATTCCAGCCTCCACCCATGGGCGGGCCCTCAAttttccctcctcctggccccTGTATGCCAGCTGCCAACTTATCAGGACCTCCGTTACGGCCTTCGTCCTCGGCTCCAGGGGGGCTGCCCCCTATGCCCAGCCCGGGGGTTCCTCCAACAAGCTTCATGCCTTCTACCTCCTTGCCACCAGGCCCCATGCCATCCAGCTCCCAACCCGGAGCCCCGGTCCCCATGTACACCGGGGCTCTTCAAAACCAGGGGCCGATGCCCCACATGGCAACCGGTCCCTACGCCCCTCTTGGATCATGTTACCCACAAGGGGGGCCCGGAGCTCCTGCTGCAAAGCCTTTTGCGGGCTctgctgtggctcctcctcctgcgG GCTTCTTTCCTTGGCTGAATTCTCAGTTTGACGACCAAG CAGCCCAAGACGGCTGGAATGACCCCCCAGCGGTACGAGGGGGACCCAGGAAGAAGAAG cAGATTCCTGACAATTACACCCCACCCGCCCCCATCACCGCCCCTGTCATGGGATTCCCAGTGGAGGCCCCTCAACCACACAACCACGCCCAGGTGCCCCCCGGAGCCCCTCAGGAACCCAGCGTGCAG CTCCTTCAGCAGCTGCCAGCAGAGAGGGTGGAGCAAAAGGAGATCCCCGCCGAACACATGGTGCTCAAATCGACTTTCGACAGCCTGGTGCAACGGTGCCAGCTCGCAGCAGGGGACCCG CAAACCAAAAGGAAGCTCGATGATGCTGCCAAGCGTTTGGGATGCCTGTACGACAAGCTGAGGGAGCACTCG